AACTCATGTTTTCTTGCTTCATCTCTCTGCCAAAGCTGATGTGGCCGGAGCTACCATCAGACGAGGTGCAGCTTGATTCGCTCCCAAACAtgagaaaattttctttcaccGGATAATACTGCATGTAATTCACCAAAGCCTCCGGGGTGTGAATAAGAGAAGAATTGGTAGCCAAGGTAGTGTTGTTATTGCTCAATAGGTCAGATTGAACCGATGACATTGGTTCAAAGGCTGTGAAAGATCTGGTTGGATCCTGATAAGTAGTGCAGTCTTTGTACAGAGATgataaagatgaaaatgaaacagATGGAGTGTGATGAGAAGATGGGAATGGTGGTGGTTTTCTATGGGGTTGAGAAGTCATGCTCATGGCCATGAGTTTCTTCTTAAGCTTGGTGTTCCAGtagtttttgatatcgttgtcTGTCCTTCCTGGTAACTGAGCAGCTATTATTGACCATCTGCAAGTTGCatgttagaaaagaaaaagttccaTAAGAAGTAAATAGAATCCATGCTTTTTTGCTACAGTTGTAAGTAGATGATGGTGTTGAATCCGAACTTGGCATGCaagcaaaagaataaaaaattatctgCAAATGGCAAATTCTTGATGTAAAATGGTTCTTCAGTTTAAGTTTTTTCCTATAAAAACCCTTTCAAaaaatctctttcttttatttgttacccttttaggtaaatttcataaatcatcGCTCATCAAGGCAGCTGATAGTTTTGgttaaaaggaaatgaataaacACCCTTACAAATTTGGAGTGTTTCTATagtacttaaaatattttcctttgaTATCATGACAAGTTAAGGAAAACCTACCTGCTTCCAATGCTGGCAAACAGGCTGCAGATAATCCTATCTTCCTCGTCAGTGAATTCACCATGTTTAATGTTGGGCCTGAGATAGTTTAACCATCTCAGTCTGCAGCTCTTCCCACATCTTTTCAGACCTAATTTAAAGAcaacaaaattaactaataagAAACTacaagaaagagagaaagaggcGTATAGATCTGTGTTTGTGATTCTATATATATAGTTACCAGCTTTCTGTGGGAGAGCAATCCAATTCCCACCAGTTCCATATTTCTCTATGTACTCCCTGAGCTTTGAGTCTTCTTCAGTGGACCATGGCCCTTTCTTCACGTTTGCCTTGTCGCAGCAAGGAGCTCTCcccatctctctctctctctctctctctctctttcagTCTTCCTTATCTCTCTCCAACACGATCTCTTGGATATATACGCTGACCTCTTTAAGAAACCAAAGGATCTCTCTTTCTAAGTAAATTTTGGTGCATGGGAGATCTGGTGTGGTGCCTGCTGCCTTTTAATAACAAAGACTGGTTACagtagaaaatatatatatataaatgattaagtTATTGAGGGGTACATCTAAAGTCAAAATGATAGGCACCTTTTAATTAGCTAAGTTAATACAACTTTCAATCTCAAATTTTTGGTTCCCAATAAGTTAgaactttctttattttttaaaaaagtattgcttttccttcttttcctcAAAGTATAATGCAAATCCCATGAAATAAAAGGTTTAGTATTAAGGCTAACTATTAGCAGTGGAGCAT
This sequence is a window from Gossypium raimondii isolate GPD5lz chromosome 5, ASM2569854v1, whole genome shotgun sequence. Protein-coding genes within it:
- the LOC105767570 gene encoding transcription factor RAX2; protein product: MGRAPCCDKANVKKGPWSTEEDSKLREYIEKYGTGGNWIALPQKAGLKRCGKSCRLRWLNYLRPNIKHGEFTDEEDRIICSLFASIGSRWSIIAAQLPGRTDNDIKNYWNTKLKKKLMAMSMTSQPHRKPPPFPSSHHTPSVSFSSLSSLYKDCTTYQDPTRSFTAFEPMSSVQSDLLSNNNTTLATNSSLIHTPEALVNYMQYYPVKENFLMFGSESSCTSSDGSSGHISFGREMKQENMSYFQGFCATNGYEDNHNFMLNPGTNNGGKNVNQWAEKPREYNLENDLEDFKRLISSSSNNCCNNNFIDENKTQEKIMYFYY